Part of the candidate division KSB1 bacterium genome, TGGCAAGATGCTCACGAAGCGCCGTCGCATAGTCGTCTGTCGCATAACCTGGGGGGATGCTCTGCACGCCTGCGTACCACGGCACGAACGCTTGCACATCCGGGCGACGAGGCGCCAGGTAGAGCACTGCCCCCAGCGGGATGGGCAGCCAGGAGCGCAAGTGGGCCACAAAGCCAAACTGCGTGGATGGTGCACAGATGGTATGGTCGCCCAGCCGATGAGGGCTGCCTTTCTTGTAGCCCTGACTCTTGTCCAGTTCGGTGCCCTCAAAGTGGTCACGTAGGACGAGCATCAGCTCCTGGATGGTGACCTTTTTCTTCGGTCGACAGGCGAAAGGAAACTGCGCATCGAGCGAATACGGACGGTCGGCGAGCAGATTGACGCCTCGCCACATGCGGTGGACGTTGCTTGGATGCTGGAGCTGGCTCGGCTTGGAGTAGGCTCTGGCAAAATGGAAGGCGCCGTCGCGCTCCGGCTGGTACCAGCCCCGCTCGCGCGCATAGTCGATCAGGTCGGAACAGCCAAGGAAGTTGAGGGTGTCGGCGAGGTCCACCTGGCCAATGGTGTAATAGTTGGGGATGACGGCCACCATGTCGTCGGGCACCCGCTGGGCTACCCAATGCTTGCCGCGCACCACAGCCAGCAGCCATCCCTCCTGAGGGTCGGCGATGACGTAGGTACGGCCGCTGGAGGCATAACCGAACTGCTCAACCAGGGCCCCTGCCAACTTGACTGCCTCCCGTGCAGTGCGCGCCCGTTGCGCCACCACATGGCGGAGCCAGTAGCCGATACCGCCGCCCAGCACCTCGCCCTGCTCTTCCCGCGAAAGGCAGGCATCAGAGGCGACCACCACACCCCATTCGTTCAAGAAGCAGTCGGCAAAGTCCATCCCGCGCATCTCCAGCCAGAGGTAGCCCCACGTCTGCCGGGCCTGCGCCAGCTTTGCACCAGGGGAAAGAGTCACCGTTTCTTCGGGCGCATGCTGCAGGCGGGGGACCTTGTAGATGTTGACCAGCTGACGGCCACCATCGTCTTCGTTGTGGGCCACCAGCACGGAGCCGTCAGCAGAGGCGTTCTTGCCGACGACAATGGAAAAACAGCTATGCTCGGCGTTCCGGGCAAGGACAAAGGACACCCAGAGGAATACAAGGGTAAGGACGAGCAAGGGACGTAGCTTCATGCCAGACCTCCGTCAGACGTGTGCTTCTGGCTGGATTGCACTAAAGCGAGCTGCGCGTATTATGTCAGTGGGCCACGCGCCCTTGCTGCGCGGGTTCGCGCGGCTGGCCGGCTGCTTCTCGGTTCTTTCGGCAATGGCGAAGACTGCTCCCCCACGCATGCATGCTCCGGCACGCTCTCATCAGACAAAGGGCTCACGGCGTGTTGCTGGACCCCGGTGCTCGCAGGCCGACTCGCTGCCTCAAATATATGAAGATGCCGCTCAAAATCAAGGAAAAAGTACCGGCAGCGCCAGAAACCGGGGAGCGAAACAGGAAACCGGGGGCTTCATCTAATGCATTGGACTTTACCAGGAG contains:
- a CDS encoding C69 family dipeptidase — its product is MKLRPLLVLTLVFLWVSFVLARNAEHSCFSIVVGKNASADGSVLVAHNEDDGGRQLVNIYKVPRLQHAPEETVTLSPGAKLAQARQTWGYLWLEMRGMDFADCFLNEWGVVVASDACLSREEQGEVLGGGIGYWLRHVVAQRARTAREAVKLAGALVEQFGYASSGRTYVIADPQEGWLLAVVRGKHWVAQRVPDDMVAVIPNYYTIGQVDLADTLNFLGCSDLIDYARERGWYQPERDGAFHFARAYSKPSQLQHPSNVHRMWRGVNLLADRPYSLDAQFPFACRPKKKVTIQELMLVLRDHFEGTELDKSQGYKKGSPHRLGDHTICAPSTQFGFVAHLRSWLPIPLGAVLYLAPRRPDVQAFVPWYAGVQSIPPGYATDDYATALREHLAKPHWQGLTAENTAFVAFSTLADKVDIDFAPRLRQVRQVWDSVDKDIFRVQQTFEANCLAVHKESPAKAEQMLTDTTAALALKVWKLARQLLDQMK